From Salvia splendens isolate huo1 chromosome 3, SspV2, whole genome shotgun sequence, a single genomic window includes:
- the LOC121796056 gene encoding uncharacterized protein LOC121796056, with the protein MTTRLLVPIIVLQNHNRYNIMVKGHDYSVDVEAIEAEVKKMVHQGQDVVIVGGTHALHRHEKLAIAVSKAMRGHSLQETKTDGRFHVHTKTYLDGAILKEEMERSADVLAAGLLDVSDPSFSSKYFLRQTWMDDTDGTDDSIIKHKPLWATYGSKRQKDKRKRSEKRKPGDLFRTYGTRVVPVFVLSLADVDDNLMMEDESLVWTSNDVVIVLEHQTDKIPLSYVSELQRRHAVPSQVQRHILAGLASVVGGLSAPYEKASHIHSRPVVNWLVTAGCHPFGPFSNTSQLSQLLRDVALRNAVYARVDAALHRIRETSEAVQAFAAEHLKTPLGEAVKGKKNKSSTDLWLEKFYKKKTNLPEPFPHELVERLEKYLDSLEEQLVDLSSLLYDHRLQDANMNSSEILQSSMFTQQYVDHVLSSEREKMKCCSIEYRWRW; encoded by the exons ATGACCACTAGGTTACTTGTACCTATTATTGTCCTTCAGAATCATAATAGGTATAATATCATGGTGAAAGGCCACGATTACAGTGTAGATGTTGAAGCAATTGAAGCCGAG GTTAAGAAGATGGTTCACCAAGGGCAGGACGTTGTAATTGTTGGGGGCACACATGCACTACATCGTCATGAAAAGTTGGCCATTGCTGTCTCGAAAGCAATGAGAGGTCATTCCCTTCAAGAAACCAAGACAGATGGTCGCTTTCATGTTCATACGAAGACATATTTGGATGGAGCTATTCTTAAGGAG GAGATGGAACGATCTGCAGATGTGCTTGCAGCAGGTTTACTTGATGTGTCTGACCCATCCTTTTCCAGTAAATATTTTCTTCGTCAG ACCTGGATGGATGATACTGACGGAACTGATGATTCCATCATAAAGCACAAACCTCTTTGGGCCACTTATGGTTCGAAACGTCAAAAGGATAAGAGAAAGAGATCAGAAAAGAGAAAACCTGGGGACTTATTCCGAACCTACGGAACTAGAGTTGTTCCAGT CTTTGTCCTATCACTGGCTGATGTTGATGATAACCTTATGATGGAAGATGAAAGTCTTGTATGGACAAGCAACGACGTAGTAATTGTGCTTGAGCATCAAACGGATAAGATACCTCTGAG CTACGTTTCCGAGCTACAGAGAAGGCATGCCGTACCATCACAAGTTCAGCGACATATTCTGGCCGGACTGGCCTCCGTTGTAGGTGGATTGAGTGCACCATATGAAAAAGCTTCTCACATACACAGCCGCCCTGTCGTGAATTGGCTCGTGACAGCTGGTTGTCATCCATTTGGACCTTTTTCGAACACTTCTCAGCTCAGTCAGTTACTACGTGATGTAGCACTG AGGAACGCGGTGTATGCTCGTGTCGATGCTGCCCTTCACCGTATAAGAGAAACATCAGAG GCTGTTCAAGCCTTCGCTGCAGAACACCTGAAGACTCCCCTGGGAGAAGCTGTGAAGGGTAAAAAGAACAAGTCGAGCACTGATCTTTGGCTGGAGAAGTTCTACAAGAAGAAAACCAACCTACCAGAGCCATTCCCACATGAGCTAGTTGAACGCCTAGAGAAATACCTTGAT AGCTTAGAGGAGCAGCTTGTAGACCTTTCCTCTTTGCTATACGATCATCGGTTGCAAGATGCAAACATGAACAGCTCAGAGATACTGCAGAGCTCAATGTTCACACAGCA GTACGTGGATCATGTATTGTCTAGCGAGAGGGAGAAGATGAAGTGTTGCAGCATCGAATACAG gtggagatggtga